The genomic DNA CCTGATGGGCTCACCATCACAGCTGGTTCAGCAGGAGGCAGGGGAATGGAGAGGCTATGCCAGGCACCCCTTCTGCTGCCACGTTCAAGCTGAAAACCAAACACTCCATGCAGCCTCAAGCTGCGACAGAAGCTGCTGTGAGATCTCAGTTGCTGTGATGATGGTCTCTGACCAGGGTTGTGCATGTGTGTCCCCTTCCCAGCACTGCTACAAATCCCAGAAgcaggcaaagaaaaacaaggaagaaaagtgaGCAGGCAGCACGCTACCTTTCTGACAGATTGGTTCAGTcctctgggctgctgctgctgcaggggctgctgctgcttctgctgctgtgtgggctgctgcttctgtggctGCGTGGGCTGCTGAGGGGTGCTGGCAGGCAGCTGACATGGTGGCTGGTTGGAAGTTTTAGCGGGCGATGATTGtactctctgaaaaaaaaagggtatcCGTCAGAAGTTATTCCCCAAACACAGCATGGAGCAAGGCTTGTGTTTCTTAAAGGATTTCTGAAGTTTGCTTTTCCCCATTCTTTATTCTTTAGGAAATTCAGTCGATTGTTCTGTTTCAGCAAGCAGAGAAATTGGATTGGGGTGGGATTCAGAGTCTTAAAAGGGGAGTTAGTGTCACTCTAAATCCCTGGGCTATCTATGACATCCTTCAAGGGCTGGCAGACCTGTGCCCTTCTGGAGCGGTGGCTGGAGTTCTGGTGAGATACCTTGGGGTATCAAGGGTGACACTGGATGCTGATATTTAGACAGCTGACTGGCATCTCACCTGCTACACAGCAAATGCAGCCTGCTCAGTGCCTGCCACTGATGGCAGACACAGACACTTGCTCTGCAGAAAGTGCTAGAAATGTGGCAGCAGAGAATGCAAATCTTCTCTGGTGCCACAGAAGATGCTGGGGGTTGACTTATGCCATAAAACCTGGACATATTTATCCCTTCCTGGAAGAAACACTCAGAACACTTCTGTTAAGTGCTGAGCTCATGCCAACGGGGGAGTAGTAGATCATTTCTGATGAAAGACTCTGTTAACACTGAAATGCTGGCATGCATTAAGACAAAGAGCagtcaaaaagcaaaatgtctgCTCTCAGGGTCTGATTTCAGCTCTCAATTGACAAGGTGACCTATCTAGTCACTCTGAGTACAATCTCTGCAGTAAAGGACTGGTGAAATACACTCCGATTTTTTTACTACCACAGGCATAGCTGTCTTTCAAAAACTAGTGAAATGTGGCAGCAAACCCTTGTCCTCCAAGCCTGAGATGCTGCCTGACAAAAGGCAGAACCATGTGTTCGGAAGAACACTGAACAGCCTGTGTTGCACAGTCAATTGTGCATTACTGTACACAGTTCATCACTGTCAAATTTCAGTCTTTTTGCTGAAGATCTGCTCACACTGCTTTGTTTTACAAAGCCAGGAACTACCAGCCATCACAGTGAGCAGCTAAGCCCATTTAGTATTTACTGCATTGACTTTCCAACGTGTTAGGTCATTCTGTGGTAACCTGAACCACGGGAGcgggaagagggagagaggaaccCAACTGCCCACAGGAGGGACGTGATTTATCCCTTGCCTACCTGCAAGGTCGGGCAGCTACTCCCTGCCTTCCCGTGGGGCGAGAGGCCCTGCCTCTCGGCGCTCTGCTTGGTCACGGTGAGGACGATGTGGGTCCCTGTGGAGTCGGTGAtgagggtggggggaggggcaCCCTTGATGAGGTCGCTCAGGGCGCTCCCTTGCTGGCCAAGGAAAAGCCGCGGGCTGTGGGACTGGCACGGCGGCTCTGCTTCTGCGGCTGGCACCTCCTGCTTCACCATCACGGCTTGCTTTGGCACTGGGCTTGGATTCGAAGTGTCCATTTGGCTAGCGGTTGGTGCAGGGCTGAATTGGTCTGTTTGGCCACTGGATTGCTTTGCGGACTGGCAACTCAGGAAACCGTTTTCACTCTTGACCTGGGTGCCAAATGCTGCGGGGTTGGAGGCAAGGGCTGttccttctcctgcagctgctggggccgGTAGTGACTGCTGAGAGCGCTTCTCCTGCTCTAGCTGTAGTCTAAGCATCTcaaccagctgctgcttctgcttcagcaTGCGGGTGAGCTCCTCAATCTGCTTGTCCTTCTCCTGCAGCATCTGGTCTTTGTCCCTaacttctgcatctctgctgtTACCGGTGCTGCACCGCTCTGACCTGGGTGCCGCGTTTACGCTGCAGGAGGCAGACTTGGAGCTTTCTTCCTTCACCAGGAACTGCACTGGAGACGTCTGCAAGGTGAGCTGGGTCAGGGGTGAAGTCACCATCTCTCCAAAGGTGTCTCCAGTGGCCGAGTTCTCATCCCCTGTGCTCATTTGTGAGCGCTCAGAAGGAGTGGGAGAGACAGGAGGAGTCGAGCCTGTGCTGCCAAACTTCATCACGCCACCACCGGTGACTGTGGCCACAACTACTTCTGCTGGTGCAATGCCAGTGGTGACCAGGGCTGGCCCTGTGCTCAGCCTGGCAGCTGGGAAGGCGACCACCACTTCGGCAGCTTTCGGGAGgatggctgctgtgctgggcttgGGAGTAGGGGTTGTTTGGCCGGCTGCACCGTTCTGCTCTTGGTAAGCTCTGAGACGCTCAATCAGGTCCGTCTTTGTGCCTGAGACAGGCAAGGCCCTCAACTTCAGCTCTTGCTTCAGTTCTGCTACCTgacaaggggggaaaaaagagggcAACATTAAGAGAAGACACACTATAACCAGAACAACAGCTACCAGAGCCATGGGGCAAAGGACTAAACTGACCACTCTGCAgtccaaaaaccccacacctcaGGTACAGACTGCAGGCCAGCAATACCACCTGTTATCACTAACTCCTGTCAGTCGGCCTCAGCCCCGCTCTGGGGCAGCAACATCGGTCAGTATTGCCCTCTCCACTGACATGGGCACAAAAAGGGCTGTGCAGCTTCACAGGACATTTACCTTCATCTCATCCAGGTTGGCAGGGAGAGGGCCAGGTTTGCCCACTGCAGCATTACTGTTTTGCCGCATCAGCCCACTGGAACCCGAAGATACTGAAGATGCGTTGCTGACTGTGGCAGAGAGATTGCGTACAGCAGGGGCACTGGCACcactctgctgctctcctggaggcCTGCAgggcaagaaaaaacagaggcaTCAAAACCAAGGTGGGAAGGCACTGGAGGCCCTCAGTGTCAACAATCATACATGTTCAGAAACATCTGGGTCACTAATGCCACCCTAGACATTAAAGCACACCAGTGCCTTTGACAATATCCGTGCCCCTTGTCCCGCCAACCAACTCACTTCAGCTGCTTTTGTCTGATTCATCTGACACTGGCCCTTTTTGCAGCCTGCTGTAACCTAACAGGATTGAGGACATTACAGCCAACCGCCCCACCTCACACCCAGAATACAATGATTCTGGTAACAGTACAGGGGAAGCAAGTGCTTTCTAAGAGAGAGCTGGCACTTAGGATCCATACTttggtggggctggcaggatGGTCTGATAGTTgtagtgctgctgctgctgctggttaaGGATCTGAAGCTGaagaaagagctgctgctgctgcagtatTTTGGCATAGGATGAATCCATGGGAGGAGCTCCCTTGTCCTGCTTTTGGTCCGGGGGAATATACTGATGATATTTAAGCTTCTTGACTTTCGGCTTCAACTCCTTGGCTTTTTTACTGCGCTGAGACTTCTCACTAGCAGACTTGGGCTGACTTTGCTAtttagaagaaaaggaaggagcaAATAAGAACGAAAACGCTGAAATAACATAACACCCCATGTAAACCAGAATGTACACTggaattttcatttcaaaattctCCAGATTTGACCTCAGGGTCTTTCCATGCTTCTCTAACTCAGCCAAAAGTAGTCACAGCATGCACAGCATCTTACACAGCACCATAATGCAGGTAACTGAAAGGCAGCCATTCATCTTTCCCAGCACACCAGATCACTTGCTCATACAGTGCAGACTCACTGACTCTAATTACGGGTAAGACTGAttgtttcaaaacattttgcattcaGGACCCATTTTACACAAGGTGAATACATCAAGGAACAGAAAAACCTACTAAATATGTTACTAGTGTCAGAGGAAGACACTAGTGAGAAAtaagttttccttcctttgcatCTGTTAATACAATACTTCCAACTCCAAACCTTCTTCAGAGTAACCATCTTATCTTCCTTCAGActaaaacaatgaagaaatcAGCCAAAATGGTACCTTAATGAGCGTTGGTGGGGGCTTGGCAGCAGTAAGAGCCGCTCCGTTGGTAAGACTAGGGGGCAGAagaggtggaggtggcagagGCGGGGGTGGCTGTTCAGGTAGGAAAAGTGTTTCACTGGAGTCTGTGTTGATCTGCAGTTGGGATGTACCCTGCGGGGACAGAAAAAGGCATAATGAATTCATACACGAGGAGGGAAACAGTTTAAGAAAGTGCAGGAGGTGTCCACTTacaggaaagcagcacaggTTGCACGCCATTAATTAGACTCCTTTTACCCACTGCTTCAGTTGTCCCTGAGAAGCAGCACAACTTCTTAGGGCAGAAAAGGAATCAAAATCCCAGACCTGTATCTCCCAGTGTTGCCTGCCAGAATCAGTTGCACACCAACATGGGCTGTATCACCAAGTAACGATTGTCCCCCTTCCCCACGTGTCACCACTACAGGGACTTTTGAATAACCAGAGAACTGCACCAATACCACACAGAGCTAAGACCCCTTGTGAAATCTCATAGACTATACCTTTTAAGGATCCCTTGGTCTTAGTTTTTAGGATCGTCTGCCACAAATCAACAGTAGCTGTGAAGCTCCAGGGCACTGCAGGAGGCCATCGCATTCTCACCTGAGCTAGTGATGTGCCAGTGGTGCTAGGGAGAGGCTCACAAATCCGGGAGTCCATCGGTGATGGGACAGACCCCTGGGACTCATGGCTGGCTGGCTGTTCTGGGGAGAGGGCATCACTGCTGTCCTCATCAAAGGAGGAATTGTCTGCAACCTTTGGGTAGTTCACCTGTCCAACTGAAACACAAACACCAACTGTGGTCTTCAAAGTGGAACAAGAATTTCACTTGATGTTTCATGAAGATAATGACGGCGTGTGTCTGAATGGTCCTTAAAGCATCAACTAAAAACGAGAGAACAAAGCCCAAACTGGATCCGTTTTAAGTGTTTACATTCATCTCTGCTATCAGTAGACTAAAATGATGCAGAGTGGGGTGAACCATTTCCCTTGCTGCTCGGCCAGACAAGATCAGGAAATACAACACGAGATACTTAATTCTGCCCAAACCTAGATCTGTGGCATGGCTTATTTGATGATTATTTGGCACTAAAGAAGAAGGTTAGACAGTGGAAGCTTGAGTCATGGTTCCTTTGGTGTTCATCCTGAGTGGTGGAAGGTAGAATCCCTCTTCAAGACAGAATCCCAAATTGTCTTCTAGTCTTGCAAGCAGCAAGAGCTATGGATTAAGCGGTGGCCCTGACTGCTTTTAGCATTTCTGTCTACCTACGTGTCCAGTAATAAACTCACGTGAGCGTACATTTGTAATGTACTAGCATGTTTTAGGTTACATTATCTCAAACTAATCCTGGTAAGCAGGAAAATACTACAATTTGCACCTAacataaaagcacagaaatccagagagaTACACTTTGTTCAGTCAGAAGGAAGACACAACTCTAATGCTCCAGTTCACAAGTTCACTCTTATTCTGCCTCAACCACTTCTTGTATAATAGTGAAGGGAGGCTCTCCCACAACactgtccttttcctttttcatgaaAAGTATTCTATCTTGCTCACAGTTGTGTCCCATTTGTCTTTAAAGTAGCACTGAGTGTTTGAGAGGATGAATaaccacagacacacacagactgCTCATTCTGGGGAGACGGACAAGAGCACTGCTGAGGCAGTGGGAAGGCTATTCCTCAGTATTCCTTTCAGCCCTTGGAATGGAACTGGCATGATTTACATctgttctggtttatttttaaaagggctGAATCCTCTGAAGTTTTTAAGTTCACAGACAGCTTTTGTTTCATCCCACCTGTTTATATTCTGTCTCCTCTCTCTGATCTGAGTAGGTCAGTGGGGTCTCCCTGACCAAGGCTGCTGACATGTTATACCAAGAGAGGGATTTTTAAGGAGAGAATCTAGGGAATGCAATCTTCAACAGTCTTTCAAACCTTTAGGGTTTGCAATTGCCTTCACATTATTCTGGGATGTCCACACTCCTTATAATTTAATGTCTCTATAGCACTATCTGGGCCAGAGGgagttctgcttttcagaatCCTTGGGGCTGAAAGGCTGGGATTCTGAGCCAGGAAAACAAGACCAACCAGGCAGGTGAATTGATAGGAAATCGCAGCCACCTGTGGGAAATGCCCTCAACACAGATACTGCTCTGGCCTTACCTATAATAGCTTCCTTCAGGCTCGATTCCACAGGCAAGATGTTCTTCTCTACCAGCTCCATGGGACCTGGCCTCTGCGCTATCTTCTCATTGAGGTCATCTGCCAGTCTGGCTCTCTTTAGCTTCAGCTGCTTAGCCTGCAAGGAGGGTTCAGCTGAGGTCTCTGTTCCGGGGAAAGTAAACAAAATTATATCAATCCAGCAATGGTCAACCTATGCACTTCAGCAGTATTTTACTTCTATTCAGAAAGGTAACTGTACAGAAAAATAGTCACAGATCACAATAGGTAACTATTCACTATGAAGATATTATAGATGTTACGTATATTTAAGTATAACTACAGTAGTCCTTGTGACTCTAGAATAGGACAAATTTGCTGTTCTCAAACTGATGTCACCCAATTCTCGTTCGTCTTTTCCACTTCAGTTGTGTCCAAAGATGTGGTATTCAGTAGCAGCACAGTACTCCCTCTCTGAACCTGAGGTGCTTACTAATTAGATCAAATCTGCCTCACTCCCTCTCGGATATTTTACAGTGTCTTCCCTTATCAAGAAGAGCAATCCACAGTCATTCCATTTCACTGTTGCTCAGCTACACAAAACTGCACAATTTTGAGTTCACACAATAGATTATTCTGAGAATCTCCACGCCAGCAGAGTTGAAGCCCTCCCAAGAAACCATGCACCAGACATGATGCTCTGCCTGTTCCCAACTGAAAGAAAGATTTGGGGCTCAGAGGCAAAATGAAAGCTATTAAATAAGTAGTTATGATAAAGTTTATTGctgatgttttcctgtttaGCACATGCCATACCTTCCAGAATGTGCATCCTAACCAGCTCTGATCTCTCTGGCCGGGACCGGATTTTCCGTTTCAGATAGTCCTCTGTCTGTGGC from Caloenas nicobarica isolate bCalNic1 chromosome 1, bCalNic1.hap1, whole genome shotgun sequence includes the following:
- the MRTFA gene encoding myocardin-related transcription factor A isoform X1, with translation MLDKAKTLQRAYVGIVPLAETVSKQGKSCSSAYQDSYHSLREVLQLKLQQRRTREELVSQGIMPPLKSPAAFHEQRRSLERARTEDYLKRKIRSRPERSELVRMHILEETSAEPSLQAKQLKLKRARLADDLNEKIAQRPGPMELVEKNILPVESSLKEAIIVGQVNYPKVADNSSFDEDSSDALSPEQPASHESQGSVPSPMDSRICEPLPSTTGTSLAQGTSQLQINTDSSETLFLPEQPPPPLPPPPLLPPSLTNGAALTAAKPPPTLIKQSQPKSASEKSQRSKKAKELKPKVKKLKYHQYIPPDQKQDKGAPPMDSSYAKILQQQQLFLQLQILNQQQQQHYNYQTILPAPPKPPGEQQSGASAPAVRNLSATVSNASSVSSGSSGLMRQNSNAAVGKPGPLPANLDEMKVAELKQELKLRALPVSGTKTDLIERLRAYQEQNGAAGQTTPTPKPSTAAILPKAAEVVVAFPAARLSTGPALVTTGIAPAEVVVATVTGGGVMKFGSTGSTPPVSPTPSERSQMSTGDENSATGDTFGEMVTSPLTQLTLQTSPVQFLVKEESSKSASCSVNAAPRSERCSTGNSRDAEVRDKDQMLQEKDKQIEELTRMLKQKQQLVEMLRLQLEQEKRSQQSLPAPAAAGEGTALASNPAAFGTQVKSENGFLSCQSAKQSSGQTDQFSPAPTASQMDTSNPSPVPKQAVMVKQEVPAAEAEPPCQSHSPRLFLGQQGSALSDLIKGAPPPTLITDSTGTHIVLTVTKQSAERQGLSPHGKAGSSCPTLQRVQSSPAKTSNQPPCQLPASTPQQPTQPQKQQPTQQQKQQQPLQQQQPRGLNQSVRKPSSQPGSPAASSPSQMDLEQQQHTSLFGTPPPPLPVPSVPMKEPPGYEEAMKQQPKAQENGCSSQHMDDLFDILIESGEISADFKDQSSPAGKEPPVAPACSSPPSSHQSSELAVPVSLGQPVPVGRLEDFLESSTGLPLLTAGHDGPEPLSLIDDLHSEMLSSSAILDHPPSPMDTSELHFAHEPSGSIALDLAEANLDSMDWLELPGGPVMSLAPLSTAAPSLFSTDFLDGHDLQLHWDSCL
- the MRTFA gene encoding myocardin-related transcription factor A isoform X2; the protein is MPPLKSPAAFHEQRRSLERARTEDYLKRKIRSRPERSELVRMHILEETSAEPSLQAKQLKLKRARLADDLNEKIAQRPGPMELVEKNILPVESSLKEAIIVGQVNYPKVADNSSFDEDSSDALSPEQPASHESQGSVPSPMDSRICEPLPSTTGTSLAQGTSQLQINTDSSETLFLPEQPPPPLPPPPLLPPSLTNGAALTAAKPPPTLIKQSQPKSASEKSQRSKKAKELKPKVKKLKYHQYIPPDQKQDKGAPPMDSSYAKILQQQQLFLQLQILNQQQQQHYNYQTILPAPPKPPGEQQSGASAPAVRNLSATVSNASSVSSGSSGLMRQNSNAAVGKPGPLPANLDEMKVAELKQELKLRALPVSGTKTDLIERLRAYQEQNGAAGQTTPTPKPSTAAILPKAAEVVVAFPAARLSTGPALVTTGIAPAEVVVATVTGGGVMKFGSTGSTPPVSPTPSERSQMSTGDENSATGDTFGEMVTSPLTQLTLQTSPVQFLVKEESSKSASCSVNAAPRSERCSTGNSRDAEVRDKDQMLQEKDKQIEELTRMLKQKQQLVEMLRLQLEQEKRSQQSLPAPAAAGEGTALASNPAAFGTQVKSENGFLSCQSAKQSSGQTDQFSPAPTASQMDTSNPSPVPKQAVMVKQEVPAAEAEPPCQSHSPRLFLGQQGSALSDLIKGAPPPTLITDSTGTHIVLTVTKQSAERQGLSPHGKAGSSCPTLQRVQSSPAKTSNQPPCQLPASTPQQPTQPQKQQPTQQQKQQQPLQQQQPRGLNQSVRKPSSQPGSPAASSPSQMDLEQQQHTSLFGTPPPPLPVPSVPMKEPPGYEEAMKQQPKAQENGCSSQHMDDLFDILIESGEISADFKDQSSPAGKEPPVAPACSSPPSSHQSSELAVPVSLGQPVPVGRLEDFLESSTGLPLLTAGHDGPEPLSLIDDLHSEMLSSSAILDHPPSPMDTSELHFAHEPSGSIALDLAEANLDSMDWLELPGGPVMSLAPLSTAAPSLFSTDFLDGHDLQLHWDSCL